The following proteins are encoded in a genomic region of Nomascus leucogenys isolate Asia chromosome 17, Asia_NLE_v1, whole genome shotgun sequence:
- the ZNF526 gene encoding zinc finger protein 526, translated as MAEVVAEVAEMPTQMSPGTVEMSTPMLGEMMEMSTEVTEMTPGEALASSLFFQHHQFMCSECGSLYNTLEEVLSHQEQHMLAVSEEEALTTQNVGLEPELVPGAEGPFQCGECSQLILSPGELLAHQDAHLRESANQIQYQCWDCQELFPSPELWVAHRKAQHLSAPVAEPPVPPPLPPPTPLPPPSPPSEVKMEPYECPECSTLCATPEEFLEHQGTHFDSLEKEERNGLEEEEEEDEEDEEDDEETEDEEAMAEVGDDAVGGDESTAGWAQGCGDCPQHQPSAGARRQHRQTSHSPASATHPFHCSQCQRSFSSANRLQAHGRAHVGGTHECTTCSKVFKKAASLEQHLRLHRGEARYLCVDCGRGFGTELTLVAHRRAHTANPLHRCRCGKTFSNMTKFLYHRRTHAGKSGAPPTGATAPPAPAEPTPPPPPPAPPAQLPCPQCSKSFASASRLSRHRRAVHGPPERRHRCGVCGKGFKKLIHVRNHLRTHTGERPFQCHSCGKTFASLANLSRHQLTHTGARPYQCLDCGKRFTQSSNLQQHRRLHLRPVAFARAPRLPITGLYNKSPYYCGTCGRWFRAMAGLRLHQRVHARARTLTLQPPRSPPPAPPPPPEPQQTIMCTELGETIAIIETSQPLALEDTLQLCQAALGASEAGGLLQLDTAFV; from the coding sequence ATGGCAGAGGTGGTGGCTGAGGTGGCCGAGATGCCAACACAGATGTCACCAGGGACAGTGGAGATGTCAACACCTATGTTGGGGGAGATGATGGAGATGTCAACAGAAGTGACTGAGATGACACCAGGGGAGGCTCTTGCCTCATCCCTCTTCTTCCAGCATCACCAGTTCATGTGCTCTGAGTGTGGCAGCCTCTATAACACACTGGAGGAAGTCCTCTCACACCAGGAGCAGCACATGCTTGCTGTCTCAGAGGAGGAGGCACTGACCACACAGAATGTTGGCCTGGAGCCAGAGCTGGTGCCAGGCGCTGAGGGGCCCTTCCAGTGTGGTGAATGCAGCCAGCTCATCCTCTCCCCTGGTGAGCTCCTGGCCCACCAGGATGCCCACCTCCGGGAGTCTGCAAACCAGATCCAATACCAGTGCTGGGATTGCCAGGAGCTGTTCCCCTCGCCCGAGCTGTGGGTGGCTCATCGAAAGGCCCAACACCTTTCTGCCCCGGTAGCTGAGCCACCAGTGCCACCTCCTTTGCCTCCCCCAACACCACTGCCTCCACCTTCTCCCCCATCTGAAGTCAAGATGGAGCCCTATGAGTGTCCTGAGTGTTCTACCCTCTGCGCCACCCCTGAGGAGTTCTTGGAGCATCAGGGCACCCACTTTGACTCCCTAGAGAAAGAAGAACGCAATgggttggaggaggaggaggaggaggacgaggaggatgAAGAAGATGATGAAGAGACAGAGGATGAGGAGGCCATGGCAGAGGTCGGTGATGATGCTGTGGGAGGTGATGAGTCCACAGCTGGCTGGGCTCAGGGCTGCGGGGACTGTCCCCAGCACCAGCCCTCAGCAGGGGCTCGCCGGCAACACCGGCAAACGTCTCACAGCCCGGCATCTGCCACCCACCCCTTCCACTGCAGCCAGTGTCAGCGCAGTTTCAGCTCCGCCAACCGGCTGCAGGCTCATGGGCGGGCCCATGTTGGTGGCACACACGAGTGTACGACCTGTTCCAAGGTCTTCAAGAAAGCAGCGTCGCTCGAGCAGCACTTGCGGCTGCACCGCGGGGAAGCCCGCTACCTCTGTGTAGACTGTGGCCGCGGCTTCGGCACAGAACTCACATTGGTGGCCCACCGGCGGGCCCACACTGCCAACCCATTGCATCGCTGTCGTTGTGGCAAGACATTCAGCAACATGACCAAGTTCCTCTACCACCGGCGCACTCACGCGGGCAAAAGCGGGGCACCTCCCACAGGAGCAACAGCTCCCCCAGCTCCAGCGGAGCCcacccctccaccaccaccccctgccccacctgcccagctGCCCTGCCCACAGTGCTCCAAgtcttttgcctcagcttcccggcTGTCACGGCACCGGCGTGCAGTACACGGGCCCCCTGAACGGCGTCACCGCTGTGGGGTTTGTGGCAAGGGCTTCAAGAAGCTGATCCACGTGCGCAACCACCTGCGGACACACACGGGCGAGAGGCCCTTCCAGTGCCACTCATGTGGCAAGACCTTTGCTTCTTTGGCCAACCTCAGCCGCCACCAGCTGACCCACACGGGCGCACGTCCCTACCAATGCCTGGACTGTGGCAAGCGCTTCACACAGAGCTCCAACCTGCAGCAGCACCGGCGGTTGCACTTGCGGCCAGTCGCCTTTGCCCGCGCCCCCCGCCTCCCCATCACTGGTCTCTACAACAAGAGTCCCTACTACTGCGGGACTTGTGGCCGCTGGTTCCGCGCCATGGCAGGCTTGCGACTGCATCAGCGGGTCCATGCCCGAGCTCGGACTTTGACGTTACAGCCTCCCAGATCaccacctcctgccccacccccaccccccgagCCTCAACAGACTATCATGTGCACAGAGCTGGGGGAGACGATTGCCATCATTGAGACATCCCAGCCGCTGGCTCTTGAGGACACCCTGCAGCTGTGCCAGGCTGCACTGGGGGCCAGTGAAGCAGGCGGGCTCTTGCAGTTGGACACGGCCTTCGTGTGA